Genomic DNA from Acipenser ruthenus chromosome 4, fAciRut3.2 maternal haplotype, whole genome shotgun sequence:
tttgtgaccaggacagtaatattttgaaattgacctatttccaatgtgaaaacgggcgaatttgtgtcttttcgttcacataaagtcagaaaaaacaacatatgaatctaaattagcatgtatttatactaaagtaatacaaaaatgactacaaaagatttagaagtgagtagtttttcgagatttacgattatactgtaaaacactttcacgaatcagcccccaaatgtagtctcccatcatgttctcgttatactgtccttggtagcagtgttcaaagtccagtatatcctagtggaagcactcgccttgctcctccgagtttactcccatgttctccttgaatttatcaagatgagcatcaaggatatggactttgagggacatcctacagcccattgtgccgtagtagttcaccagagtctcaaccagctccacatagttttcggccttgtgattgcccaggaagccccgaaccactgtgacaaagctgttccaagccgctttctccttactagtgagtttcttggggaattcattgcactcgaggatcttctttatctgtggtccgacgaagacaccggctttgacctttgcctcagacagcttagggaagaagtcttgaaggtacttgaaggctgccgactccttatctagagctctgacaaattgtttcataaggcccaatttgatgtgcagtggtggcatcagcaccttccgggggtcctagccgtactcatcatacttcaaggcgtccagcaaggtcttgatgctgttgtaatcctctttgaggtgtaccaagtgagccaggggaagagacgggtacttgttaccattatggagcagcacggctttgaggctcctggatgagctgtcagtgaaggacagtataacgagaacatgatgggagactacatttgggggctgatttgtgaaagtgatttgcagtataatcgtaaatctcgaaaaactactcacttctaaatcttttgtagtcatttttgtattactttagtataaatacatgttaatttggattcatatgttgttttttctgactttatgtgaacgaaaagacacaaattcgcccgttttctcattggaaataggtacatttcaaaatatcactgtcctggtcacaaaagcaaagtttgtggggaataatagtcattttctatacttttgaggcataagcaattaggaaataacacttactacccaggaacaaaaattgtgttacatagtgtaatgttaCTATGTGGACGAAATCTTTaatatgtgttcctcaaataaaAGTTGAAGAAATTGATAATTGGGCAGATAATAAAGCGAGGATTCCAAAAACGTACAGCAGAAATGGTACAGCAATTGGATCGAGGGTTTTATTCATGAAGTATAAGGCAAATTAGCAAGCGTTTTTGTGATCGGAAagtgaataagctactaacctaTATTCGTAAAATATGTTTAGATCTCGCAGTTTTAGTTAGAGAACgtttactttaattaatattaatGTTGATATTAAGCCTCTGTATTGTTTCACGTttattggtttggtataagcatgtgttaattgttaaGAGTTGTACAGTTAAGAGGCAGGAGAATGGATGTAGTGTTAGGGCTAAGGCGTTCTGGTCAAtgaggctctgtggtccagtggttaaagaaaagggcttgtaaccaggaggtccccggttcaaatcccatctcagccactgactcattgtgtgaccctgagcaagtcacttaacctccttgtgctccgtctttcgggtgagacgtagttgtaagtgactctgcagctgatgcatggttcacatactctagtctctgtaagtcgccttggatataggcgtctgctaatatatatatatatatatatatatatatatatatatatatatatatatatatatatatatatatataaaattaaataatacatgtatAGAATTTGGAGTTTTAACATCTAAAAAGTGCAATGTGCACTGGGGGATACAATTAATAACTCTAAAAATTAAcatatattaaacaaataatgaaatatGTTTGTGATTCATATGTACAATATATACCATTAGAATCATTTTCCTTAGTCAAAATGGCAACGTGAAGCTTTAAAGGTTAATATAATGATTCACAAGTCTTTGCCCCCACCCACCgccttttcaaaataataataatcatgcccTCTGTATACAGTCAGCTCTCTAATTAATATGAATTtaggcatattaaaaaaacaggacTAAACCATGCCCACTATTTGCAGGTTGGACTGTCCAAGGAAtccactgtctgtgtggagtctgCTGCCTGTGAATGTAAGGCTGGCAGTGGACACTGCAGTCACATGATTTGCTTCCTATATACACTTAGTCACTTCGTTAGAATGGGGTTCCAGTCAGTACCACCTGTGACAAGTAAGATGTCACTCCCCCAGTCCTGGCATATACCACAAAGAACAAAGCTTAAATCCAAAACCTGTCCACACCATAAAAATTTCAAAATTAAAACCTCTaaacaatataaaaagaaaaaaatccaaaaaacaaCGCATCTCAGAAGGCATTTTGCCAACTCTCTATTGTCCAGTTCATATACCCATCCCTGGTTTAGCATTTGCAGAGCACTTGCAGTCCAACTTGAGTTCCATTAATAGTGAAGCTCAGTTTCTGAAACTATTGCCAAATCCCTTAAATCCATCACAGCTTTCACAAACTAAGTTTGGTGCACTGTCCCATGGGTCTGTGTTATCATACCAGCAGAAGGAATTGCAGTCTCCTTCTTCAGATTTGACCTATATAACAGATGTCCCTGTATTTCCCCCCTTTCCATTGCCCTCACAGACCAGTAATTTTTGTACTGTTTTGGGCAGGTCAGAAATGGACTACTATGCAGGTCTACAGATAGATTTGGAAATAGCAAAACAGTTAGAGATAGAAACCAGGGATCAGAGCTCCAGTAAAACCTGGCATGCTGTTCGTGCTGAACGACTGACCTCCagtgtttttaaaagaatatgtTGCAGAGTTAAAGATTTTGAACGACTTGCCAAAACCTTATGTAGTTATAAGCCTATACAAACAAAAGCCATGAAACACGGATTAGAGACGAGCCTGTGGCTGCAAAGCTGTATTCCGAGATAACAGGCAACAACGTGTACATGTGTAGTACTTTTGTAATTTGAGTAGGTTTCGGAATTTAGCACTTTAGAACTTGGAGTCTGGACACAAATCTCAGTGCAGTCCAGAATGACCCTAGTCTTGGGGTATGTTTTCTGAAAACATTTGGGCATATGCTCATTTATTTGCTCTGTTAGGCCATATTGGAAGTGACCCTAACATGAAGTACAGATAATTAACCCAGGTTAACAGTATCTGACTCACTGTTGACTGCGAGACATTAAAGCGGATAGCCAAGTCCTGTTCAAATAAACCCTGCTTCACTCTacacaaaaataagaaaaactgCTCTATGAGGGGAAGACTAAGAGTTTTAAAGGCATCCGGTTTGATTTGACTTTTGCTTTGAATATTCCTCTGCACTTGCGCCTGTCTAACCATGGATGATGCTGTAGGCTGCAGTGCTAAAAATACTGCATTAAGTGTAGAGTAATCATTAAAACCAGTATAAAACGTTATGAGTTGCGGGACACCCTGAAACCGTCCCAAGAAGAACCGGTTTTCCTGCAAAGTCCCCAGTTCTGCTTGGAGCCTTCCTATTTTCGCTTGAGCTGCTTTCAACTGGTCCTCGACAGATGTCAGAACACTCACATAATCGTGCTCACTGGAGCAGGAAGGTGTGCTTCCCTCTTTTCCACTGTCATCCAGATTGTCTttgcaaaatacaatacaaaaatataaatgttgtaatgtactgtatggCTTAAGTAAATCAAGGTAGGTTGATAATGTAGGTCACTATGGGAATGCCCAGGTTACTGTAAATCAACAGCacagttggggtcaattccaatttAATTCTGGAAATGGAACTGAAAAATATCACAGCTACAGAATTGGAATTTTGAAAGGAATGAAATTTATCAATTTCACCCATTTTTGTTAAGCTTCAACTGTTACATTTGCAAAGCTTTGTGCATTTTGATTACGAAAAGTTGACGTGTCACAGTAATGTTCATTAGTGTTTAAATACAGATGCTGAAAGAACAATCAACTATTATGTTGATAATGCATTTTGGATGGTAGTGTGATGATTTgacttttacaatatttatattaagACAATGTTATACACGATAAACATTTACCTTGAACGATGTCTCCTTAAGAGGGACCTCGGAGGGTTTTCAGAAGTCCACTGGAAAATCGTTGGCACCGTCCCCTTGATTAGTGTACATTTTCCAGTCAGAGTCTTCAGGAAACTCACAGGACTGAAGTGTTTACTGCACACTCTCGTGTTAGCTGTAATCTAGTACAACATGAGTTTACCGATAAATAAATCAAGCAACGATTAAGTATTAAAATagttttctgtgaaaaaaaaaaagtactctgGTAGAGCAACTTATAGTAGGCCTACAGTTTAAATAGTACTGAACTCAAAAGTTACGGTAGATCCACTAAGTTATAGAATTTCCATAAAAGTATAATTTACTACCCatacacatttatatttacaaaacattaccAATTTACAAATTATTTGTCATAAACTACATAGCGTCCTGTATTAAGAACATTAGGCCTACTAATTACTGAGCTAATCAGCTAACAAGGTTCATCACGACAGTAAAATGGTTTATACCTATTTACCTGAAAATTAGGACCAGTGTCTCTTCTTATTTTATGTACCCATTCCTTCCTAATTTTTTCTTGTTTAGGAAATCGATGAAAtgatatatttttcaacagaTTATTTCTTAAATCTGAACCACAAAACAGAATGCAACAGTGCAACGCCATAACTTCATTTCACTGAAGTTGGAGACACCAGCGACCAGGAGCTAGCAGCTGCACTCCAAGCCTCGTTTTGAGTCTGGCGTGAATAAGGTGTAGTAGCATCCTTTTACTTCATGTCAAGCCCAAAAGAAGTGCAACCCCAGCTGCAGGTATTTGGAAAACTGAAAAAATTGTTTTTCTGAAAAAgacactgtgtttacatgacttggaaTAAATAATCCAATCACAATTCAAATCACTGATGTGAGATATTGTTCCAGATGTAGCCattatatcttttttgtaacataTGTGCTCACTTGTGACAGgtagagaaggaatctgagctgcaagtctacTTCTCGACTAGGAAGGGCGCTcggtaaggttggtggtacgcctccTCCGAGATAGGTCAACTCTATGGTGGGACAAAACCGGAAGTCTGCCATTTTGGGAAAGGGTGTAGCAGTATTACTGCGAaacaactctattgtgatcagctggtGCAGGCAGCGATTGGCTAGAGCGCGGCACCGCACTGATTACAGGGAGGAGTTttgcagtacaaaggggacgcagctacgtgagtatgGTCCCTTACGTTAAATGCCAATTCAGGATTATCCCAGGGGCTGAAGCCATGGACCCAACATACACCCCTAGCACTCACCCATGCACACCAGTACAGCACGCACTCGTACCATTACCGCACCGGAGCCTGGGAAGCGGAGgagaataattattattgtttatttattttgggacCCGCCAGTTATTGTTTTCACTGGACACCTACTGCACATAGGAGCAATAGAGTACAAAAAACATACTCCATTACACTCACCTGCTTCACAACACCACTAAACATCTCAGCATAGTGCATAACTACATAGCACCCAATCTCTGgagttttgtttttgcagatggTACAAGTCCTGAAAAGGGAACAACaataatttgatttgaaatattGATAGCTACCAGTATTGAGCAGTTATTAATAATGAGACTGGATTTCCCCTTATTCTTTTGATTCTGTGATTCCGTCCATGTACTCATTAATgtggatttcatagggccctatatATAGAAGTATCAAGTTTTTTAATTCGATAACAATCAACATATAGTGTTCTTGttcgtccttcggatgagacgtaaaaccgaggtctaTTGTATGTGACCCTGCAGCGGCAGTTGTTAATGCCTAGctcacctcctagtctctgtaagtcactttggataaaagtctgctaaatgactaattaataataataataataataataataataataataataataataatagtaataacaataatattcaaacagttgtatttttattcagtaaatctgGAAGGTGATTATCAAGCTCCGCTACAGGATTTGAAATAGGCTTCAGGTTTTTCcgattttattttgaaatgtatttagcacacgcCATCAAGTAAACTGTTTCTGTCATATCCGGTCAGTCTTCAGTTTAGCGTAGTGCGTGCAACTTTCGTCATAATTTATACACCAGAATTAATCTGATTAAAACCATGCATAATAACTTAAAATTGAAAAGTATACCTTTTGCAAATTGGTGGAGTGTGAGATAtagaagctatatatatatatatatatatatatatatatatatatatatatatatatatatatatatatatatatataaaaagtgtatgtgtgcctagggcccagtgaagggttaatctggccctgagTAATTCCCCAGTGAGAGGTGTTTAGCACAAGCAGTCAACTACAGCTTGATCAACAACACTTCGGTCAGCTACACAGTGATGCATAGAATGCATGCACATAATAGATTGTGTACGAAGACCATAGTTTCTGAGGACATATACAGACTCTGTTTCTCCGCTGATTGAAGAGCATGTGTTCTGCTTACAGGTGATTATTGTGttgtttcagttgtttttttcgGTTGACCCTGTGTTTTAGGTTATCCTGCGGATAACCATGTgtttgttctgttctgtgttatgCATGCATTGTCTCCAGCGGTCAACCTTGTGATGAAACATCTAACTTGAGGAGCTGTACTGCTCATCTTCAGAAACCCAAGTTTCAAATACTAATAATTCAGGTGCtgattttttaatatgttttcacTATGAGGGTCTCAGAATTCGCACAACCGATTGGTATGAAATGGGCCACTTTAAGAGATCTAATCTATGAGACCACACATGAAATATTTCGTGCAAATCCATTGAACAGGGTtaaagtagtgtggagtagtggttagggctctggactcttgaccggagggttgtgggttcaatccccagtgagggacactgctgttgtacccttgagcaaggtactttacctagattgctccagtaaaaaaacccaactgtataaatgggtaattgtatgtaaaataatgtgatatctgtataatgtgaaataatgtataatgtgatatcttgtaacaattgtaagtcgccctggataagggcgtctgctaagaaataaataataataatattcaagtacaaaaattggggtttaacattaaaATGCCTACTCAACCCTAACTATAGTGGCACTACCGTGCCAATATAacatatgtaaggtataaaccatgacAGGTTGTGCGGTTCCCATTAAATATATGTAATTAGGCCCAAGGTGAAGCcaagggcctttaaccacccAGACGTGTGTATATTTCattggctcccgagtggcgcatccagtaaaattgctccgcgtggagtgcaggatgcgccctgcagcctggagatcgcaggttgcgcaccagtgacccctgtagctgatagggcgcctgcgggtctacagtggagccattcagatctgtgttgtcctccggcactataggtctgatggcttcgctgtggatccacagtgcgaaaaaaGACTGCTTGGCAGaggcacgttttggaggacgcgtgtgtcagcTGCCGTTTTCCGAGTCACCGGgtggttgcagcggtgaaccgagattaataataacataattggcaattctaaattggggagaaaaaatggTGTAAAAATCATTGGCTACGACTAaaaatttagaaataataaaaaagctttatAGGCTATTTCAAAGTTAATTGTCATTGTCACTTTTCTTGTGTACACATCCACAGTGTTATATAGTCCCAAATGACATAACCTTTCATTTGtattaaataatttgttttacgtttcacttgttaaaaataaactgcacatttccatttattgtgaaGTTCTCCTTTGAAAGTAAGAAGTacaggactgagcacaagctggtGATGTGGATGGTCtaggcggagtttcaaatgaaacAGCAAGGCGGTGGAGCAGCAGCTCTGCACTGGACAAAAGGGGTCACTGTCAGGATCAGCCATTTTCAGTGTTGTTTTGTGCCTTTGTTATATgcaaggcacacatattcaagtttCTTTTCATCACCCCGTCACATATATAAAAAGTTTTGTGGCACAgtagagggaggaggagaaaaaTTGTAGTCCAAGAGGGGTTGCAGGACTACAATTCCAAGAAGGCCACAGGACTACAGGTTAATTTGAAGCACCTTAAGCCCCTGTATAAATGCAAGAGAAACCCTGCAGTCAGTGCTGCGGATGAATGTGCACTCAATGGGGTACTGAGTGTAAAAACCAAGGAGAAGGTACTGTGAATTTGTGTTGTGAAGAAagaaaaattattttgttttggctGGTAAACGGTGTAGCTGTCCAACCGTAGTTAGAACTGGAagaaagtttagttagcgctccgaagtggaggttttttgtttgtttatttgttttgttattgtaaataataaaagtgcacaaaagtGCTTGTAAAAGTACCGTTCTGTATCTGGCTCGGTGTTATAAGGATGAAAAGTAAGCCTCAGCCATAAGGCAacgtttacaatatatatgtatttataatccaGAGCTGGCAATgaaacgtgaaacaagcaatgtgattggtcaagcaaggttccagctgtccatatattggatggatacggacagttggagccttgtcacatattcgaaatcattgcgctgcctcacagaattaaAGTAACGGTAGCCATGTTTACAGGTACAGATGTACAATAACTAGAAAACcaagtgaccaattaccagcaaacaaatcccaaaagtagtaagtagacaattaaatgaactggaagatagaaAAACAGACTctgtcacttaaaataatgtatttttagcggtttgtaaacgctacagaaaaacataaaatgatgcctacacattatccacccctctccgacacagaccttgaaaaattactaaaatctgagatgtcattattattaatattttttactcCCATTCTGCAAAAACAACAGCGTCTTGcagtcacagaa
This window encodes:
- the LOC131737014 gene encoding uncharacterized protein LOC131737014, producing MVRVRAVLVCMDLRNNLLKNISFHRFPKQEKIRKEWVHKIRRDTGPNFQITANTRVCSKHFSPVSFLKTLTGKYNLDDSGKEGSTPSCSSEHDYVSVLTSVEDQLKAAQAKIGRLQAELGTLQENRFFLGRFQGVPQLITFYTGFNDYSTLNAVFLALQPTASSMVRQAQVQRNIQSKSQIKPDAFKTLSLPLIEQFFLFLCRVKQGLFEQDLAIRFNVSQSTVLDLSFVLCGICQDWGSDILLVTGGTDWNPILTK